The following proteins are encoded in a genomic region of Mycobacterium sp. 155:
- a CDS encoding multidrug efflux SMR transporter produces the protein MWVVLSGAILCEVLATLALRASDGFRRKAWILPVSLGYVVSFTLLWFALSLGIPVGIAYGIWTACGVALVAVAARFLFHEALTPVMMIGIALIVSGVFTIELATAAH, from the coding sequence ATGTGGGTGGTGCTGAGCGGCGCGATTCTGTGCGAGGTGTTGGCGACCCTGGCGCTGCGGGCATCAGATGGATTTCGCCGCAAGGCCTGGATCCTGCCGGTATCGCTCGGGTACGTGGTGTCCTTCACCTTGTTGTGGTTCGCGTTGTCGTTGGGCATCCCCGTCGGCATCGCTTACGGCATCTGGACCGCATGTGGCGTGGCCCTGGTCGCCGTCGCTGCCAGGTTCTTGTTCCACGAGGCCCTCACGCCCGTCATGATGATCGGCATCGCGCTCATCGTGTCGGGCGTGTTCACGATCGAGCTGGCAACTGCGGCACACTGA
- a CDS encoding ABC transporter ATP-binding protein/permease: protein MDMFTPSLDWGNEWGASLKWIATVWLYTAIPTLIVLMLVGRFTTWGRQWWRITGAYFTGRNSVTVWVWLAVLLVSVVGGVRIDVLMSYYGNDLMSSAQTAFEGIGAGNQAVKDSGIHGFWWALVHFGILATIHVVRVMLDLFLMQRFTLRWRAWLTDRLTGDWLSGRAYYRSRFIDDSIDNPDQRIQSDIDIFTNGIGPLPSNPNTFTKSTLLFGAIDAIVSVASFTLILWNLSGPLTIFGFTLPRAMFWIGIVYVLVASIVAFWIGRPLIRLTFNNERFNAAFRYALVRLRDAAEAVAFYRGEVAERLQLRQRFAPVVANYKRFINRSVKFYGWNLSISQIIVPLPWIIQAPRMFAGQIKLGDISQTSSAFGSIQGGLSFFRNNYDGFAGWRASIMRLHGLVVANEESRALPELTVEAGDDCLVELEDVYINTPTGETLIEDLDLRLHAGDTLIVTGQSGAGKTTLLRSLAQLWPYATGTFRCPQGVEETMFLCQLPYVPLGDLRAVVSYPKKPGEIPDETLHWAFEQVALPQCIKRLSEVADWAKVLSPGEQQRIAFARVLLTKPKAVFMDEATSALDEGLEYMLYGLVRKHLPDTILVSVTHRSTVGQHHEQHLELLGEGRWRLGETDENSARNPALVDQ, encoded by the coding sequence ATGGACATGTTCACCCCGTCACTCGACTGGGGCAACGAGTGGGGCGCGTCGCTGAAGTGGATCGCCACGGTGTGGCTGTACACGGCGATACCAACCCTGATCGTGCTTATGTTGGTCGGGCGGTTCACGACGTGGGGTCGGCAGTGGTGGCGCATCACCGGCGCCTACTTCACGGGCAGGAACAGCGTCACGGTCTGGGTATGGCTCGCGGTCCTGCTGGTCTCGGTCGTCGGCGGCGTGCGCATCGATGTGCTGATGAGCTACTACGGCAACGATCTGATGTCGTCTGCGCAGACGGCCTTCGAGGGGATCGGCGCGGGCAATCAGGCGGTCAAGGACTCCGGGATCCACGGCTTCTGGTGGGCCCTCGTCCATTTCGGCATCCTCGCCACCATCCACGTGGTCCGCGTGATGCTGGACCTTTTCCTGATGCAACGCTTCACGCTGAGGTGGCGCGCGTGGCTGACCGACCGACTCACCGGCGACTGGCTCAGCGGCAGGGCCTACTACCGCAGCCGGTTCATCGATGACAGCATCGACAACCCGGACCAGCGTATCCAGTCCGACATCGACATCTTCACCAACGGGATCGGCCCGTTGCCCAGCAATCCCAACACCTTCACCAAGAGCACGTTGCTGTTCGGCGCCATCGACGCCATCGTGAGTGTGGCCTCGTTCACTCTCATCCTCTGGAACCTGTCCGGTCCGCTGACGATCTTCGGGTTTACGTTGCCCAGGGCGATGTTCTGGATCGGTATCGTCTACGTTCTGGTCGCCAGCATCGTGGCGTTCTGGATCGGCCGCCCGCTGATCCGCCTGACCTTCAACAACGAGAGGTTCAACGCCGCCTTCCGGTATGCGTTGGTCCGGTTGCGCGACGCGGCCGAGGCTGTGGCGTTCTATCGCGGAGAGGTGGCCGAACGGCTGCAGCTGCGGCAACGGTTCGCCCCGGTGGTCGCCAACTACAAGCGCTTCATCAACCGGTCGGTCAAGTTCTACGGCTGGAACCTGTCGATTTCACAGATCATCGTTCCGCTCCCGTGGATCATTCAGGCCCCACGCATGTTCGCCGGGCAGATCAAGCTCGGCGACATCTCGCAGACATCGTCGGCGTTCGGCAGCATCCAGGGTGGTCTGTCGTTCTTCCGGAACAACTACGACGGCTTTGCCGGTTGGCGTGCGTCGATCATGCGTCTGCACGGCCTGGTCGTGGCCAACGAGGAAAGCCGGGCATTGCCCGAGCTCACGGTCGAGGCGGGCGACGACTGCCTGGTCGAACTCGAGGACGTCTACATCAACACGCCTACCGGCGAGACGTTGATCGAGGACCTCGATCTGCGCCTGCACGCAGGCGACACCCTCATCGTCACCGGCCAGTCCGGTGCGGGCAAGACCACTCTGCTGCGTTCGCTGGCCCAGTTGTGGCCGTATGCCACCGGCACGTTCCGCTGCCCGCAGGGTGTCGAGGAAACGATGTTCCTGTGCCAGCTGCCCTACGTGCCGCTCGGCGATCTGCGCGCCGTCGTTTCCTATCCGAAGAAGCCGGGCGAGATTCCCGACGAGACGTTGCACTGGGCCTTCGAACAGGTCGCGCTGCCGCAATGCATCAAACGCCTGTCCGAGGTCGCCGACTGGGCCAAGGTGCTCTCACCGGGCGAACAACAGCGCATCGCGTTCGCCCGCGTGCTGCTGACCAAACCCAAGGCGGTCTTCATGGACGAGGCCACCTCGGCACTCGACGAGGGCCTGGAATACATGCTTTATGGATTGGTTCGCAAACACTTGCCGGACACCATCCTGGTCAGTGTCACGCACCGCAGCACGGTCGGTCAGCACCATGAGCAGCACCTCGAGCTGCTCGGCGAAGGGCGCTGGCGGCTCGGCGAGACCGATGAGAACTCCGCTCGCAATCCCGCGTTGGTAGACCAGTAG
- a CDS encoding ABC transporter ATP-binding protein/permease produces MEMFTPTLDWGNEILASVLWVAKAWALSALVLLAVLAVVARVTTWGRQFWRITGGYFTGRQSMTPWVLLSVLLLSVLISVRMDVLFSYYANDQSSALQVAFEGAAAGDDAVRNSGVSGFWRSIMIFALLVAADITRTLLDLYLMQYFIIRWRVWLTDHLTGDWFGDRAYYRARFLPSFGGEPVDNPDQRIQQDIDVFTTGTGPETNTPTVGTAQTLMFGSVNSVVSVVAFTPILWNLAGPLTILGVTVPKALFWIALVWVAVTTVVAFWIGRPIIRLTFRNELTNAAFRYALVRIRDAAEAVSFYRGEHTERGALALRFARIIANYRRLVRRGVAFLGWNRSISQIISPLPLMVQAPRLFAGELRLGDVMQSAGAFGSVQSSLSFFRAVYDAFAGYRAAIIRLDGLVTANEQARTLPRLAGAPSVDGALEIDAVEVRSPTGQLLLDDLDLRLATGEALVITGPSGTGKTTLLRTLAQLWPFGSGTVRFPDDHRVMFVSQLPYAPLGDLRTVVSYPAASGAYGDDAIRDALATVSLGHLTSRLDEDSDWSKVLSPGEQQRIAFARVLLAEPRAVFLDESTSALDAGQEFAMYTTLRSRLPDTIVVSVSHRNTVEQHHDRRLELLGAGRWQLTELRTPA; encoded by the coding sequence ATGGAGATGTTCACCCCGACGCTGGACTGGGGCAACGAGATCCTCGCGTCGGTGCTGTGGGTTGCCAAGGCATGGGCCCTCAGCGCACTCGTGCTGTTGGCCGTCCTGGCGGTGGTCGCGCGGGTGACCACGTGGGGCCGCCAGTTCTGGCGGATCACCGGTGGGTATTTCACGGGGCGCCAGAGCATGACGCCCTGGGTGCTGTTGTCTGTCCTGCTGCTGTCGGTACTGATCTCAGTACGGATGGACGTGCTGTTCAGCTACTACGCCAACGACCAGTCCTCGGCTTTGCAGGTCGCCTTCGAGGGCGCCGCGGCGGGTGACGACGCGGTCCGCAATTCCGGTGTCAGCGGGTTCTGGCGCTCGATCATGATCTTCGCGCTGTTGGTCGCGGCCGACATCACCCGCACGCTGCTCGACCTGTACCTGATGCAGTACTTCATCATTCGCTGGCGGGTGTGGCTCACCGACCATCTCACCGGCGACTGGTTCGGTGACCGCGCCTACTACCGCGCCCGTTTTCTGCCGTCGTTCGGCGGCGAACCCGTCGACAATCCGGATCAGCGCATCCAGCAGGACATCGACGTGTTCACTACCGGGACCGGACCGGAGACCAACACCCCGACGGTCGGAACCGCCCAGACCCTGATGTTCGGTTCGGTGAACTCCGTCGTCTCAGTGGTGGCGTTCACTCCGATCCTGTGGAATCTCGCCGGGCCGCTGACGATTCTGGGAGTGACGGTGCCCAAGGCGTTGTTCTGGATCGCCCTGGTGTGGGTGGCGGTCACGACCGTGGTGGCGTTCTGGATCGGCCGCCCGATCATCCGGTTGACGTTCCGCAACGAACTCACTAATGCCGCGTTCCGGTACGCACTCGTGCGCATCCGCGACGCCGCCGAAGCGGTGAGCTTCTACCGCGGCGAGCACACCGAGCGTGGCGCGCTCGCGCTGCGCTTCGCCCGGATCATCGCCAACTACCGCAGGCTGGTGCGCCGGGGCGTGGCTTTCCTCGGCTGGAACCGCTCGATCAGCCAGATCATCTCCCCGCTACCGCTGATGGTGCAGGCCCCGCGGTTGTTCGCCGGAGAACTCAGGCTGGGCGATGTCATGCAATCGGCGGGGGCTTTCGGCTCGGTGCAGAGCTCATTGAGCTTCTTTCGCGCCGTCTACGACGCATTCGCCGGCTACCGCGCCGCGATCATCCGGCTCGACGGACTGGTCACCGCGAACGAACAGGCGAGGACGCTACCGAGATTGGCGGGTGCCCCCAGTGTCGACGGCGCGCTTGAGATCGACGCTGTCGAGGTGCGCTCACCGACCGGCCAGCTCCTGCTGGACGACCTCGATCTGCGGCTGGCGACCGGCGAGGCTTTGGTGATCACCGGCCCGTCCGGAACCGGCAAGACCACGCTGCTGCGCACCCTCGCGCAGTTGTGGCCGTTCGGCTCGGGAACGGTCCGGTTTCCCGACGATCACCGGGTGATGTTCGTGTCCCAATTGCCCTATGCCCCACTCGGCGACCTACGCACGGTGGTCAGCTACCCGGCGGCGAGCGGCGCGTACGGCGACGACGCCATCCGGGATGCCTTGGCGACGGTCTCGTTGGGGCATCTGACATCTCGACTGGACGAGGATTCGGACTGGTCGAAGGTGCTCTCCCCCGGCGAACAACAACGCATCGCGTTCGCCCGCGTGCTGCTGGCCGAGCCGCGGGCGGTGTTCCTCGACGAGTCGACCTCGGCGCTCGATGCCGGCCAGGAATTCGCGATGTACACGACGTTGCGCAGCCGGTTGCCGGACACGATCGTCGTGAGTGTCAGCCACCGCAACACCGTCGAACAGCATCACGACCGGCGCCTCGAACTGCTTGGCGCCGGCCGTTGGCAGCTCACCGAGCTGCGCACTCCCGCCTAG
- a CDS encoding TetR/AcrR family transcriptional regulator codes for MGKRQESRQRIEAAIVEIGRRHLVTEGAAGLSLRAIARELGMVSSAIYRYVADRDDLLTLLVVDAYSELADVVDQAAAGLSAESDWRTRLLEMACAVRRWAIDQPARWALLYGSPVPGYHAPAERTIGPGTRVVAALFSAVADGIAAGAVGESGGAVAQPLSDDFDRLRAEFDFPGGDGVLAKCFLLWAALVGAVSLEVFGQYGADTLTDPGLVFEVQIGLLVDVLAT; via the coding sequence GTGGGCAAACGGCAGGAGAGTCGGCAGCGCATCGAGGCGGCCATCGTCGAGATCGGCAGGAGGCATCTGGTCACCGAGGGTGCGGCCGGACTGTCGCTACGGGCCATTGCGCGCGAGCTCGGCATGGTGTCTTCGGCGATCTACCGCTACGTTGCCGACCGCGATGATTTGCTCACACTGCTGGTAGTCGATGCCTATTCCGAACTGGCCGACGTGGTCGATCAAGCCGCGGCGGGGCTTTCTGCCGAATCAGACTGGCGGACAAGGCTGTTGGAAATGGCATGCGCGGTCCGCCGGTGGGCGATCGACCAGCCTGCGCGCTGGGCGCTGCTGTACGGGAGCCCGGTACCCGGATATCACGCACCGGCAGAGCGCACTATTGGGCCGGGGACCCGGGTGGTGGCTGCACTGTTCTCGGCGGTGGCCGATGGAATTGCCGCCGGGGCCGTCGGAGAGTCGGGTGGTGCTGTGGCGCAACCACTTTCGGATGACTTCGATCGCTTGCGCGCGGAGTTCGATTTTCCCGGCGGTGATGGTGTGCTGGCGAAGTGCTTTCTGCTGTGGGCGGCGCTGGTCGGTGCGGTGAGCCTTGAGGTGTTCGGTCAGTATGGTGCCGACACCCTCACGGACCCGGGGCTGGTGTTCGAGGTTCAGATCGGTCTGCTGGTCGACGTGTTGGCCACGTGA
- a CDS encoding LysM peptidoglycan-binding domain-containing protein has translation MGDTLTEGQKLEKGGSLTSNNGAYTLTLQDDGNLVLYARDQAVWSTETNGQDVVRAEVQTDGNFVLYTSEKPVWHTDTKGKKNVKLVLQDDRNLVLYAADGPAWSSKTDTTEPPPPAPEAAAPELAAVEEPAPAPEPEPAAPPTAPEPRTYTVESGDTLWAIAERFYGDGNRYQEIANASGIANPDLINPGQVLTIP, from the coding sequence GTGGGAGACACACTGACCGAAGGGCAGAAGCTCGAGAAGGGCGGATCGCTCACTTCCAACAACGGCGCATACACCCTGACGCTGCAGGATGACGGCAACCTGGTGCTGTACGCGCGTGACCAGGCGGTTTGGTCGACGGAGACCAACGGACAAGACGTCGTGCGCGCCGAGGTGCAGACCGACGGCAACTTCGTGCTCTATACGTCGGAGAAGCCAGTGTGGCACACCGACACCAAGGGCAAGAAGAACGTGAAGCTCGTCCTTCAGGACGACCGCAACTTGGTGCTCTACGCCGCCGACGGACCGGCCTGGTCGTCGAAGACCGACACCACCGAGCCGCCACCCCCGGCCCCTGAAGCCGCCGCGCCCGAGCTGGCCGCGGTCGAAGAGCCGGCACCCGCACCGGAACCCGAACCCGCCGCCCCGCCGACGGCCCCCGAGCCGCGCACCTACACGGTGGAGTCGGGCGACACGCTGTGGGCGATCGCCGAGCGGTTCTACGGCGACGGCAACCGCTATCAGGAGATTGCCAACGCCAGCGGCATCGCGAACCCGGATCTGATCAATCCCGGCCAGGTTCTGACGATTCCCTGA
- a CDS encoding carboxylesterase/lipase family protein: MSEPTVAADGPVVDTTYGPVRGTDDRTVKVWQGIRYAAAPVGELRWRAPEPPRPWQEVADATAVGPVCPQLVDPRIPIDLGGPQAEDSLVLNVWAPADAEPGDGRPVMVWAHGGAYVLGSASQPLYRGQMLAAEGDVVVVTVNYRLGAFGFLDLTELSTAGIRFDTNLGLRDVLCALRWVRDNIAAFGGDPDRVTLFGESAGGGIVTTLLASPAAGGLFNAAIAQSSPVTSIYDAERSRRVARQVLDGLGIAPDDVGRMAQVPVSAVLSVSRRMFNLVPEQMPGTLAFAPIVDGDVVPDYPVKLAREGRTLPVPLIIGTNKHEAALFRWMKSPLMPITPEAIRAMFDGIAAEQPGLSLPTEAQIAAAYSGLRTKARGMGVARDIGFRMPSLWFADGHSAVAPVYFYRFDFATPMLRLLRLGAAHATELPFVWGNLVAGPKDPTFKLGGLKHGRAVSERIRRRWTNFATTGAPAGAAGEPVWRPYRRDDRAVLLIDKQDKTVADPDRDLRTAWGDEVLNFR; this comes from the coding sequence ATGTCCGAACCCACCGTTGCCGCCGACGGCCCGGTGGTCGACACCACCTACGGACCGGTGCGCGGAACCGATGACCGAACGGTCAAGGTGTGGCAGGGAATTCGATACGCCGCCGCCCCGGTAGGAGAGTTGCGTTGGCGCGCACCCGAACCGCCTCGGCCATGGCAGGAAGTCGCCGATGCCACCGCGGTGGGCCCGGTCTGCCCGCAACTTGTCGATCCACGGATTCCGATCGATCTCGGTGGGCCCCAGGCCGAGGACAGCCTGGTGCTCAATGTCTGGGCGCCTGCGGATGCCGAGCCGGGGGACGGTAGACCGGTGATGGTGTGGGCTCATGGCGGGGCGTACGTCCTGGGCTCGGCCAGTCAACCGCTGTACCGGGGCCAGATGCTGGCCGCCGAGGGCGACGTGGTCGTTGTCACCGTCAACTACCGGCTGGGTGCTTTCGGATTCCTCGACCTGACCGAATTGAGCACAGCCGGTATACGTTTCGACACCAATCTGGGTCTGCGCGACGTGCTGTGCGCCCTACGCTGGGTGCGCGACAACATCGCCGCATTCGGTGGTGACCCGGACCGCGTCACCCTGTTCGGTGAATCGGCAGGCGGTGGCATCGTCACCACGCTGCTGGCCAGCCCGGCTGCCGGGGGTCTGTTCAACGCGGCGATTGCCCAGAGTTCCCCGGTCACCTCGATCTACGACGCCGAACGGTCCCGCCGGGTGGCACGTCAGGTTCTCGACGGGCTGGGCATCGCTCCCGACGACGTCGGACGGATGGCTCAGGTGCCGGTCTCGGCCGTGCTCTCGGTCTCCCGGCGGATGTTCAACTTGGTGCCGGAACAGATGCCGGGCACGTTGGCATTCGCTCCTATCGTCGACGGCGACGTGGTGCCGGACTATCCGGTGAAGCTGGCGCGCGAGGGCCGCACACTCCCGGTGCCATTGATCATCGGGACCAACAAGCACGAGGCCGCGTTGTTCCGCTGGATGAAGTCGCCGCTGATGCCAATCACCCCGGAAGCTATCCGGGCGATGTTCGACGGTATCGCCGCCGAGCAGCCCGGATTGTCGCTGCCGACGGAGGCCCAGATCGCCGCTGCGTATTCGGGCCTGCGTACCAAGGCCCGCGGTATGGGTGTGGCCCGCGACATCGGATTTCGGATGCCGTCGCTGTGGTTCGCCGACGGGCACAGTGCCGTGGCACCCGTCTATTTCTACCGATTCGACTTCGCCACCCCGATGTTGCGGCTACTGCGACTCGGTGCCGCACACGCCACCGAGCTGCCCTTCGTGTGGGGCAATCTGGTTGCCGGTCCCAAGGACCCGACGTTCAAGCTGGGTGGGCTCAAGCACGGTCGGGCGGTGTCGGAGCGCATCCGCCGCCGCTGGACCAACTTCGCCACCACCGGTGCACCCGCAGGTGCCGCCGGGGAGCCGGTGTGGCGCCCGTACCGGCGCGACGACCGTGCGGTCCTGTTGATCGACAAGCAGGACAAGACGGTCGCCGACCCGGACCGTGACCTTCGTACGGCCTGGGGCGACGAGGTGCTGAACTTCCGCTGA
- a CDS encoding nitroreductase/quinone reductase family protein, protein MTSRYDAPGLLARTGNNLIRRLAEAGVSIAGTTALRVRGRRTGQTRTVVVNLMSVGGRDFLVSPRGETQWVRNARAAGEVETGTRRRSSTRRLTEVPDEAKPALLRNYLARWYWEVKGHMAGLTPQSSDVELRATAPSIPIFELLD, encoded by the coding sequence ATGACCTCGCGATACGACGCACCGGGCCTGCTGGCTCGTACCGGCAACAACCTGATCCGCCGGCTCGCCGAGGCCGGTGTCAGCATCGCCGGCACCACCGCCCTGCGTGTGCGAGGCCGGCGCACGGGGCAGACCCGCACGGTAGTGGTGAACCTGATGTCGGTGGGCGGCAGGGACTTCCTGGTGTCACCTCGCGGTGAAACCCAGTGGGTCCGCAATGCCAGGGCTGCGGGCGAGGTGGAGACCGGGACACGCCGGCGCAGTTCGACGCGCCGCCTGACCGAGGTTCCCGATGAAGCCAAGCCCGCACTGCTGCGGAACTACCTCGCGCGGTGGTACTGGGAAGTCAAGGGCCACATGGCCGGGTTGACACCGCAATCGTCGGACGTCGAACTGCGGGCCACAGCCCCGTCCATCCCGATCTTCGAACTGCTCGACTAA
- a CDS encoding multidrug efflux SMR transporter, whose amino-acid sequence MRKWALLIAAIATEVAATLSLRASQDHAAWIFVVVVGYLGAFALLTMVLRAGMPVGVAYGVWGALGTATTAVLAAALFGDPFTWPIAAGIGLIIAGVLLVELGSPAEDAQR is encoded by the coding sequence GTGCGGAAGTGGGCGTTGCTGATCGCGGCGATCGCCACCGAAGTCGCGGCCACCCTGTCACTACGAGCCTCCCAGGACCATGCGGCCTGGATATTCGTGGTGGTTGTCGGCTACCTCGGTGCGTTCGCGCTACTGACCATGGTGCTGCGGGCGGGCATGCCGGTCGGTGTGGCCTACGGCGTCTGGGGTGCGCTGGGCACCGCCACCACCGCGGTCCTTGCCGCGGCGTTGTTCGGCGATCCGTTCACCTGGCCGATCGCTGCGGGCATCGGCCTGATCATCGCCGGGGTACTGCTCGTGGAGCTCGGATCACCCGCAGAGGACGCGCAGCGATGA
- a CDS encoding MFS transporter, with translation MVSVRVDSAPLLRARVAVGSLFLTNGAIFANLVPHYPQIKADLQLSNAAYGATVAAFSAGALVAGLAAGVLIRRYRSARVAVVATVALAVLVVVAAVTHSAAVLAAALFLGGACDAITDVAQNAHGLRVQRAYGRSIINSFHAVWAVGAILGGLTGAAVIALGVPRGTHLAVVAVMVCAVVLVADRFLLAGNDHEDHPAVRARAVNRPGTGVYLTLLALVVIAIAGATVEDAGSSWATLYLRDTLQAPSAVAAFGYIAVVGFMFVGRLFGDRLVDRFGERSVVRAGGLVTAAGMGAALAFPSVPATIAGFAAAGLGVATLIPAAMHGADQLPGLRPGTGLTAVTWLMRVGFFGAPLLVGVVADAAGLRVGLLIVPVAGVLVMALAGALGSTHDVLSVPQLPARS, from the coding sequence GTGGTTTCGGTACGGGTCGATTCGGCCCCACTGCTACGGGCCCGCGTCGCCGTCGGGTCGCTGTTCTTGACCAACGGGGCGATCTTCGCCAATCTGGTGCCCCACTATCCGCAGATCAAGGCTGACCTGCAGTTGAGCAACGCCGCCTACGGCGCTACCGTGGCGGCGTTCTCGGCCGGTGCGCTGGTCGCCGGCCTGGCCGCAGGCGTGCTGATCCGGCGCTACCGGTCGGCCCGGGTCGCCGTGGTCGCCACAGTTGCGCTGGCGGTTCTCGTGGTCGTTGCGGCGGTGACGCACAGCGCGGCCGTGCTGGCCGCTGCGCTGTTCCTGGGTGGCGCCTGCGACGCGATCACCGATGTGGCTCAGAACGCCCACGGCCTGCGGGTGCAGCGCGCCTATGGCCGGTCCATCATCAACTCGTTCCATGCGGTGTGGGCGGTCGGGGCAATACTCGGAGGACTGACCGGCGCCGCGGTGATCGCCCTCGGTGTGCCGCGCGGCACCCACCTCGCGGTGGTGGCGGTGATGGTCTGCGCAGTGGTCCTCGTCGCCGACCGCTTCCTGCTCGCAGGGAACGATCATGAGGATCACCCCGCTGTGCGGGCCCGTGCGGTAAACCGGCCGGGCACCGGCGTCTACCTGACCCTGCTGGCGCTGGTCGTGATCGCCATCGCAGGGGCGACCGTGGAGGATGCCGGAAGCTCCTGGGCCACGCTATACCTGCGGGACACCCTGCAGGCGCCCTCGGCTGTCGCCGCGTTCGGTTACATCGCGGTAGTCGGATTCATGTTCGTGGGCCGTCTGTTCGGGGACCGGTTGGTCGACCGGTTCGGCGAGCGGTCCGTGGTGCGCGCCGGTGGCCTCGTCACGGCCGCGGGAATGGGCGCTGCGCTCGCGTTCCCCAGCGTGCCCGCGACGATTGCAGGTTTCGCGGCTGCCGGGCTGGGGGTAGCCACCCTGATCCCGGCCGCCATGCACGGTGCCGACCAGTTGCCCGGATTGCGGCCGGGCACGGGGCTGACGGCGGTGACGTGGCTGATGCGGGTGGGGTTCTTCGGTGCGCCGTTGCTGGTCGGCGTCGTCGCCGATGCCGCCGGACTACGTGTCGGCCTGCTCATCGTGCCGGTGGCCGGCGTGCTGGTGATGGCGCTGGCCGGGGCGTTGGGCAGCACTCACGACGTGCTCAGTGTGCCGCAGTTGCCAGCTCGATCGTGA